A genomic window from Hyla sarda isolate aHylSar1 chromosome 10, aHylSar1.hap1, whole genome shotgun sequence includes:
- the BARX2 gene encoding homeobox protein BarH-like 2 isoform X2, which yields MAISKKKGRSSPLRSYPLLSVISRQPGVLSHLVPSTSSSPIQLLSPTHLSPSCARSETPASEAPQSSESELEQTAPRVKKPRRSRTIFTEIQLMGLEKKFQKQKYLSTPDRLDLAQSLGLTQLQVKTWYQNRRMKWKKIVLKGGQEAPTKPKGRPKKNSIPTSEEIEAEEKLNRLAQEAHHQEDNTEEENENAPEEAQEEQTLDGNIQEGEQLESGSSLASSTLQINTSPNDRGSSS from the exons GGTCATCACCTCTTCGATCATACCCTCTTCTCTCTGTCATCAGCCGCCAGCCCGGGGTCCTCAGCCACCTTGTCCCCTCAACATCCTCCTCCCCCATTCAGCTTCTGTCTCCCACACATCTCTCCCCATCATGTGCGCGCTCAGAGACTCCAGCCAGCGAAGCTCCACAAAGCAGCGAATCAGAACTTGAACAAACAGCTCCTCGTGTGAAGAAGCCGCGGCGCAGCAGAACAATATTCACAGAAATTCAGCTCATGGggctggaaaaaaaattccagaagcaGAAATATTTGTCCACTCCAGACCG GCTAGACCTGGCTCAGTCCTTGGGTTTGACACAGCTACAAGTTAAGACGTGGTATCAGAATCGAAGAAtgaagtggaaaaaaatt GTCCTCAAGGGTGGACAGGAGGCACCCACCAAGCCAAAAGGGCGTCCAAAGAAAAATTCTATCCCAACTTCAGAGGAAATTGAGGCCGAGGAGAAGTTGAATAGACTTGCACAAGAGGCTCATCACCAGGAAGATAACACCGAAGAGGAAAATGAAAATGCCCCAGAAGAAGCTCAAGAGGAACAAACACTAGATGGAAATATACAAGAAGGTGAACAGCTGGAATCAGGGTCCTCTCTTGCCTCGTCCACATTACAGATAAACACCTCCCCAAATGACAGAGGTTCCTCCAGCTAA
- the BARX2 gene encoding homeobox protein BarH-like 2 isoform X3: MHWQTGSSPLRSYPLLSVISRQPGVLSHLVPSTSSSPIQLLSPTHLSPSCARSETPASEAPQSSESELEQTAPRVKKPRRSRTIFTEIQLMGLEKKFQKQKYLSTPDRLDLAQSLGLTQLQVKTWYQNRRMKWKKIVLKGGQEAPTKPKGRPKKNSIPTSEEIEAEEKLNRLAQEAHHQEDNTEEENENAPEEAQEEQTLDGNIQEGEQLESGSSLASSTLQINTSPNDRGSSS; this comes from the exons GGTCATCACCTCTTCGATCATACCCTCTTCTCTCTGTCATCAGCCGCCAGCCCGGGGTCCTCAGCCACCTTGTCCCCTCAACATCCTCCTCCCCCATTCAGCTTCTGTCTCCCACACATCTCTCCCCATCATGTGCGCGCTCAGAGACTCCAGCCAGCGAAGCTCCACAAAGCAGCGAATCAGAACTTGAACAAACAGCTCCTCGTGTGAAGAAGCCGCGGCGCAGCAGAACAATATTCACAGAAATTCAGCTCATGGggctggaaaaaaaattccagaagcaGAAATATTTGTCCACTCCAGACCG GCTAGACCTGGCTCAGTCCTTGGGTTTGACACAGCTACAAGTTAAGACGTGGTATCAGAATCGAAGAAtgaagtggaaaaaaatt GTCCTCAAGGGTGGACAGGAGGCACCCACCAAGCCAAAAGGGCGTCCAAAGAAAAATTCTATCCCAACTTCAGAGGAAATTGAGGCCGAGGAGAAGTTGAATAGACTTGCACAAGAGGCTCATCACCAGGAAGATAACACCGAAGAGGAAAATGAAAATGCCCCAGAAGAAGCTCAAGAGGAACAAACACTAGATGGAAATATACAAGAAGGTGAACAGCTGGAATCAGGGTCCTCTCTTGCCTCGTCCACATTACAGATAAACACCTCCCCAAATGACAGAGGTTCCTCCAGCTAA